Within the Arthrobacter sp. V1I7 genome, the region GGCCGCGACCGCAAGTTCGACCTCGCAGCCGCAGGCGAAGTCTTCGGTCATGACCTCGAGCAGTGACCGGGCATCGACGCCCGGATTTCCGTTTTTGCTGATGGTGACCGGCAGCCCTGTTTCCGTCACCGCCCGGACAAACACCGCCGCCGGACGGGCGTGCAGGCCGATGGTGGCCTGGACGATTGCCTTGCGTACTGGCAACGGGACTCCTTAGTTCGGGGGTGTTTCAAGCCTAGCCGGGCGTGGGGGCAGCCGACGAAACGAGGCGCGCGTGGTCTAGACCTCTGCCGGTGGTGGCCTACCCTTGAGGTATGAACGAATACGGCGGGCAGTGCCATGGCGTCCTCTGATGCGGCGCGGATGGCCGGCGATATCGACCGGCAGAACGGCACACCCATCTATGTCCAGCTGAGGGAGATCATCAGGTCGCACATCGTGAAGGCCTGCCCGCCGGGTTCGGCGCTGCCATCCGAGCGGGACCTCGCCGTCCGGTTCGGACTGGCCCGGATGACGGTACGCCAGGCCATCGATGCCCTCGTGGGCGAGGAGGTCATTGAGCGTGTCGTGGGCCTGGGAACGTTCGTCCGCAAACCGAAGTTGGACCTGCAGGTGAAGCTGACTTCCTACAGCGAGGAGATGCAGAGGCGCGGCATGGTGCCGGCGGCCAAGGTCCTCAGCTTTGAACAGATCGGGGCCAGTGCGTTCCTGGCCCGCGAGCTGCAGCTGGAGGAGGGGACCCCGCTGGTGCGGTTCCGCCGGCTGCTGCTGGCCGACAACGAGCCCATGAGCGTCGACGAAAACTTCATCCCGGCGCACCGGGTTCCCGGACTGCTCGACGGCGAGCCTCCGACGTCGCTCTACAACGTCCTGAGCGAGCGGTTCGGCCTTGTGATGGAGTGGGGCGAGGACATGATCGAGGCCACCGCGGCTTCGCCGTCGACGGCCAGACTGCTCAACGTTGAAGTGGGTTCGCCGTTGCTGAAGATCCAGCGCCACGCCTTTGTGGCCCGGGCCATGGTGGACTACTCGGTGTCATACTACCGGGCCGACCGCTACAAGCTGTGGGTGCCGCTGCAACGGCCCGGGGTCCGGCCGACGCGGAATTACGCCTCGGGGTACCGGCAGTAGCCATCTGCGGGTACGGGAAAGGCCCGGTCCTGATGGACCGGGCCTTTCCCGTACTGCGGTGGTACTAGTGGCTGAGGGTCTTCTGCGACTCGGTCGCCTCGATTGCCTCGTGCCCGCCGTGGTGGCCGTGGGCCGCCGCCAGCTCAGCGGGTGTGGCCGGGGCAACC harbors:
- a CDS encoding HPr family phosphocarrier protein — protein: MPVRKAIVQATIGLHARPAAVFVRAVTETGLPVTISKNGNPGVDARSLLEVMTEDFACGCEVELAVAAGAIPAAYSLAEVEEALERLRLLLESAQSG
- a CDS encoding GntR family transcriptional regulator; translated protein: MASSDAARMAGDIDRQNGTPIYVQLREIIRSHIVKACPPGSALPSERDLAVRFGLARMTVRQAIDALVGEEVIERVVGLGTFVRKPKLDLQVKLTSYSEEMQRRGMVPAAKVLSFEQIGASAFLARELQLEEGTPLVRFRRLLLADNEPMSVDENFIPAHRVPGLLDGEPPTSLYNVLSERFGLVMEWGEDMIEATAASPSTARLLNVEVGSPLLKIQRHAFVARAMVDYSVSYYRADRYKLWVPLQRPGVRPTRNYASGYRQ